The DNA segment TAGATTTGTTAACCTAatctaaattttaatatatgcaataaaagtaatatttttcacGAGTTAGGTTTGCTTGAAGtacgtctcacaaaattgaacCGTAAAacgattttttatgattttttttaaataaattcatttgacataaaagtaataaAGTAACAATCATGTGATacggtctcatccgtgagacggaTCAAccttacccatatttataataataagtaatacttttggcataaaatgtaatattttttaatggataactcatataaataacttgtattaaaaaaatgatcatTGAGTCCGTCTCATAGAAATTTTTGCCAAAGTGATGTTGTGTGTCTAGTCAGGTCACTGGCTTCGCTTTACATTCACGTGTAGTTAAATAACCCTTCAAATTAATGATTTCTTCAAATATTTGTTTgaatattttaagaaaatgaaaaatattttatcaataaagttaattatataaataaaatataattttattttaaaattttcattaatcaattaattaaattgacTAATAATATGATATCATAAAATTTGTTGTGATTTAACAATAGTAGTTTACACATAAACTTGGGGCTAATTATGCCAACCCTAAGCAAAAAGTTTAAAATGCAATAAACTCcatagaaaaaaaatttgattaataACACATTTCACCCTTTTGTTATATATACAAATTTATGTTTCGTCCCAATCCATATGTTTTGGTAGACACATTTATCTTTTTGATAAGAGATTTCATATATGCATTGTAGAAACGCGAGATCTTAcatgttattaattttacataGGGCAAGTTcttgttttgttatgtggtgAAGCTCCCATTTGATGCTCCTTGGACGGATCTTGTGGTGATGGATTTTTTGGAATACTTGGAGCAATCTAGATCTTCGATCGCTGCAGCACCTTCAACACAGTTGCATGATTCGAAGTGTATTGGTGATGCACATGAACTTCACCATGTTGAGGTATAGACAGGATCATGCAAAGATAAACTAGAAGCAACGCATACAATAATTCTCTGTATTCATTTTCCATATCACGTGGTTTCATATGTCGCAAATTGACGCTAACTGTATATGTCAAACTGTAGAATGTAATTGTTATCATATGATACGCCTAATTGTCAACAATCCATTATTGCTTGATGATTATGTTTGTGGTTCATTTCACACCAAAGAGATATATCATGTTCGAGATTAATTAAGAGAACAATTGGTCTTTTCTTGTTCACTAGACCAATTTGATCCACTGTTGGTACCTAGTATCTTAAAGTTCATCCAACGGTAGATAATTAATAATCGATGTGTCATTCACTAAAACCATCAATGGATTTTACATGAATACATGAATTGGAAAGGGTGCACGCACTCTCATTATTGATCAACCCCTTTTTTAACCTTTAGGTTTAACATTgagtaataaattaatttgtggGGAATTTTAATTAGTTTATTCAAAATTCCCCAATCatgttaattttgaataaaCCAAGATTAGTAATATTGTTTATAGTGTTGTAGAAATTTGTGGGGAATTTTAATTAGTTTATTAAAGGACAATCATTGTGAGGTGGTGTAGACTAATCAATTATTTGTTCgaagaaaaataacaaaataataataatttgaaaaatattataatatgaaAATTCGGAGAGGGTATGGAGCTGCAGCTCGTGTATTTACGAAAACCTGCAAACCATCCAATTCGATAAGCATGGACTCTTCTTCCCAGACCACCGCATCAGCGGCAGCTTTTTCCGGCGGCGGGAACGGTACAATGATTCAACTATCGAACGATGCGTCTCCCATGGAATCTTATGCCGccgccaccaccaccaccaccgtcGCCGCGGCAGGAATCCCTACGGTCGATCCTAAACAAAATTTAACTCAAGTCATTAATTCGATCCAAAAAACCCTAGGCATTCTACATCAACTCTACCTCAACGTTTCTTCTTTTAATGTCGCCTCCCAACTCGCCCTCCTCCAACGCATGTAATTTTACGTTTAAAAATTCGACCTTTGTCAAGTTTTACTCATTTTTGAAGTCATTGTCATGATTCAGTATGTGAAACTTGTAGTCTGGCATTTACATCCAAATCTGAGAAGATAATTGTCGAATTTTGCTCCAATAGATTACTTCTAGGATATGTCCGCTCTGATTTTGTGATCTGAACTCACTGTTAAGCCTGTTTGGCTGATGaaagttctttttttttttttttttaatgttgggTTAAGGAATAACTTGGTGTTGGAGCTGGACAATATGACGAGATTAGCCAAAAACTGCAACATTCAGGTGCCCATGGATGTTCTGAAGTAAGAATGTTTTTCCTTCATGGAAATAGCCTTGTTCATATGCACAAGTTTTTTGTCCCCCCTTTttagttatgtttttaattacAAGCGGATGAGAGGACATGCGACATGTCTCCTAATGAGAATCACGTAACACTAGATCATTTAGGTTGTCGGTTTTTCTTACGTGGTTATTTACAATGTTCTCGTATTATAGCGTGAATAATGAATTGGGCGCAGAATGTTCTCGTGTGATAGCGTGACTAATGAATTGGGCGCAGTTTGATCGATGATGGGAAGAATCCAGATAAATTCGCACAGGATATGTTGAACGGTTGCATTGCCAAGAATCAGATCATTAAAGGGAAAAAGGATTCCCTTAAGGTTGGTGTTTTACTTTGGAAATTTCACGTTGATCTTACCATATGATGACCGTTCATTCATCACACTTTAAGCTAGTCTTACTCTGGTCTCTCAAGTATTATGCTTAATTGTCAAGTTATTTGTTAGTTCTTTGTCTGCATCCAATGTATATGACACATTATTTTGTGAAAAAGCTTGGATTTAGTTGATATATGTTACGTGCCTGGGTTTGGGATCGAGTTACGGGACGTTGGACCGTGAAATCTCTTAGTTCGGAATAGGATTCCTGCCGATTTGATTTACGACCTTGACGAACTatgattatttgaatatttGGGGCTCGAGGAAAACAAGAGAACCACCCGATCTTGAGAACAAACAtttatattgatatattttCTGAATCAATAATTCTTCCCACCAAGTCCATACATATAAGAAGATGCAATCCAAAAATAAACTGAAAACAAAATCTTACCAAATTTAAGAGAGACTGAAATCAAAAACAAGGAAATAATTATTCTTATTAActaaggaaataaaatcttcttGCTCTTCAATCTTTAGCCTTGAATTTTCCATGAGTGAAAGCGCTGATAAACTTTGGGCTTGTCCGTTTCCTCCTGTAAATCGCGGTCCACAGTCTCTTCTTGGCCCATGTCGTCTTCACGGCTCGTGACAATATACTATGTCATCAAGACATGCTCCAGTGAAAATGGGGCAAGAGAAGCTTAGGTAAAAGCTGATTACCTTATCTGAGTATTTTTGTGCGATCAATGACCTGCCTGCAAATACAAATAGTTCCTGGTTTATAACATGCCAACATGTCATAACTTGATTCTATCCTATTTCATTTCTTCTTTAATTTCGTTTTTGCTGCGGAAACTCAACATTTTGACTTCCTTAGTATTGTCTTTTTGCATGTCTTACAGCTTTAGAATTACTGattatttcaaatataaattattttgtaACCGAAAAATGATTTCCTGTTTATCATTATGCGTCAGTCTAGATGTGAAAAACTTTCATGTTTCAACCTAATATCGTGTAATTTTTTCCTTGTCATCTAATGAAGGCATTGCGAAGGCATCTGCTTGAGGAACTGGACCAGACATTTCCTGATGAAGTTGAAGCTTATAGGGAGATACGCACAGCATCTGCCATGGTGAGTTTGTAATTCTTCTCAAACTCTTTTTTCATTCGCTGCTAGTGATGCAATTGTGGAATTATATATGTACTGTTCCTCAGCTACTGTTGTTATCATCGAATAACACTCCGTTAAACTTCAGGCCGTCGGTCACTTCTTTTGCTCTTATATTTGCATGAATATATggtattattaatttattattaatatatccTGGATTTAATGCCACTCTTTGATATATCAATCAGTACTCCACATGATCCATATCCCTGGCACACCAATAAGTCAGGTGTAGCCGAAGTTTGGAGATCCAAATTTCTTACCATGGTATCTGTGACAAAATTGTAGCCCGTGCCACACTCAACCATTCCAGTGTACCTAGAAGCTTCACTATACGAGGTTGTGAAATTCCTTGTACCTAGAAGCTTCATGGTACAAAGATTTGATTGATCTCAAAATGTTATTCAGCCTTCGAGCTTTTCCGAATTGGATCGGAGATACAAAGTTAAGGCATTTCAATCCAACGCAAAGCTTATTTTGTTTCTAGAAATTGCTCTGTCCTGAAATTTCCATTCTCTGAGTTTGCACCCATTTCCGGCTCTTCATTTTTCTTCAACTCATTTTCCTCGCCAAGGCTTCCAAAGAACTCATGATGGGTAACAATAACTCACCACGAAAGAGTTTATCCATTATCCTGTTTAAAGCCCAACTGTTTCCAGGGAATAAGATTTTATTCAAGCTTCACTCACATCTAAAAACTTCTCTTTGAAGAGCATGTCCATTGTTCCAGCTTCTTGTGTTTTGCCTCTGTATTGTGGTTATTATCATCGCATCCGGCAGGTTGAGCAAATTGATAAGTCTTCAATTCTTTTTCTCTAATTCAACACTAATGAGAAACTATGTAGCATTAGGGAAAAACATGAGGCACGGAAGATTAAATCTAAATTTCTGGAAGCAACTAAAAAGTAATCTAGAAATAAGGAATGACAAGGCTGTAATAGTCCGCTCTCTCCAACCTCTCTACAAGGAATATATCCTTATCCCTAGCACAGGTTAGACAATCCAAACGAAAAGATATAGCTTAATGATATACAAGTAACTCATCTAACAGATGTTTTCCTCCTGGTAGGTCTTGGTTTTCTTAGCCCACGACCAACGTGCCTTCTTCAAGTGTAACATTTATACGTGGTTGGTTTAGCCTATATTTGCTTCTTTAGGGTCTACCCAATTAGTATAAATTTGCCACACATCGGTAAGTTGTGTCTAAATTAATCTTAGCCGATGATGCTCCCTCAAAGCTACTTACCCTTGGGGTCGCAGGATCGCATCGGATTTACCCAAATaatgtttaatgttttcaaTGTCCCTTTCATCGTCTATTCTGCATTTCCTTCATGACATGTTAGCCTTCTAAGAAACTTACACCAGTGTTGGTGTTATACTTTCCTCTGATGGTCCGAATGTACGCAGGAGTCCAAACGATTAGAGCAAGCACTTAGAAGTTTACCAAACGGAGATGTGAAAGTGAAGGCAGAGACTTGAGAAAAGCCGTGTATTGGGCTGGATACTGAAATCAAAAGCTTGAGGTTTGTTATGCCTGGGATTGTGTCTGTAATCTGTTTACAATGGGGGAGTTTTGGAATGTAATAATCGGAAACCACGGTTCAAATCATTTGCTGTTGTCTTTTCGTCGTGGCATATGTTTAATTCGACGTGTTCCCTTGCATAAATCATTTTGCCTGGTTGATCACCTTGAGTTTTTTCCCCCATTCGACGAAGACTTGTAGAGAAGATGATAGTTGAACGAGCACCAGCTCATTCATTCAATTTAAGGTCATCGTGTCACTCTCTGTAACGCTCAAGTGGCCACCCGTGTgattaaaaagaaataaaaaaaaaatcgaatacCATCATTATACATTGCCTATCCTCTATTATGTACTTGTATCAACATGTAATGCAAGAACTGGGATGCCGTAGCCTGCATATACAGGGGAGGGGATATGGTAAAATGGACAAATGGATATGCAAAAGCAGCAAAACCCTTTTATGTAGTAGCCGAGTTCTCTATACTCCACCCTCTACGGGACAACTGTGCGCTGTCTCACAAAGCCCTGAAGCCCGAGTTCAAAACTAAAAGTCCCACCACTGTGAGCTGTAGCCAGGTTCATCAAGAAACGTACAAGAGTCGAAGCTGCATCCATCCGGTGATGTCAACGAATCTTGTGCAACATTAGCCATGTCCAGAAAATCAGTCTCCTTCATGTAATCGACAGTTTTGCCTGCATCATAACACGAGGGCGTGAAAAGCTCGTCGTTGTGAGCTCGTAGAATTTCGGGGTTTGCAGAAGTTGCTATCTTCGTGCGATCCTTGTAATTGCCTTGCACCCCATCGTCTTTTTCGCCAGCCACACTTCTAAGCTTCTGCAGCTgacatttgtgaagaaaaaaatttttgttataTATTTACAGTGGTCTTGTGTATATACTATATTTGCTATGAGAACTTGGATACCTGGATGAGGAGTGATTGATTCTCTTTCCTGAGAATATCAAACTGGGAAGACAAGCCATCGAACTTGGTTTTAAGCATGGAGTATTCGTTCTCGATATGCTTGGATTTTGATCTGGCCCTTTTGTTCTGGAACCAAATGGCAACTTGTCTAGGCTGCAACCCAAGCTTGTTAGCCAAGTTCATTTTCAGGCGTAGCTCCGGTCTCGATTCAGCGTCGAACATCGTCTCCAAAGACTTTATCTGTTCATCACTAAATCGTTTCCTGTTGTTTTTGCTCCTCTTAGTAGTCGACATGAATTCTAAGCTGCTCACCACTCTACTCTACACTACTCTACTCTGGTATCTCCGAATTTCTAggatttcatatatatatgggGTTGATTTATTTGGGGAGCCAAACTAttggagtttttttttttttttttttttttttttctgtttttacTTTTAAGCACAAACTATTGGAGCTTTGATGCCCAATATGTGACGCGTATGTGCATTTTGATGATAGagtatttatttgtttgtaaGGTATTTAATGTTCATATTGGTGGGCCTTTACTTGGAACTTGAGATAACAAGTGTCCACTTTGCATAACCATGAATCTTTTCAGATCAAATTTTGTCTCAAATATTCACTTCGTAGAAATTATCTTAGAAATCTTTTGTatctgaaaaaaattattttctaaaaaaaatcatattttcccccaagtattttttatttttatttttttaatatctaTCTAGTAGTTGATAGATAGGAATAAGATAAGTATGGGTTCGAGAAGTGAGATAAATGTGAATACATGTCAAAATTTAGAGAACGACGCTTACGTCACTGTCGGGGCGACACGTTGAGTGAAATCATTTGTAAGGAGACAACATTGATCCGTGCTGTCCAGAGATGTCCAATGGATTCGTGCCACGTGGGAATCCTAAGTACTTACGTGCCCCGGCATCTTTGAGATTTTTTGGACGCTTCCTTGCCGTTTGGGAGTTGATTTGTGGAATTTTATTGACTCGGTTCTCCAATGGCATTATTGTTTTCAAGGAGAAGTTTCAAAACAATTTCTTCAAAACAATATATATCCCAAAAAAAGCCAAACGAACAAGAAAGTGTCCAAATTAATTGTACATTTGCGTACAATGGAAGGCTTGTGATTGAACGAAGATCTCATGAGAATCCAAAATCATTTAATCCAAGCTAACCATTATAgtttaagaaaaatattattgCGAGTGCCAAGCATGCCAAACATGAACTCAAATGTTTGGTTGAATGATGATTATTAGATCTAGCGGGGAATAATATCGTCCACTTTAAGATATAATTAACCCAATTAAGAAtttctcacaaaattaatccgTACACAAGTGTTACATAATTTACATGAGATATGTCATCCAATAAAATAGTCAACACGTAAAATGCCGATCTCCTCAAAAAATTATATCCTCCTCCTGAAGTTTTACACCGCATGTAATGGATTATTGACATGTatatcatttaaattattttattatttctccTTCTTTCTTTGTTTggccttttttaaaaaaaaaattgataatatcATTCAATCATAAACTGTGTTTGTGGATGAAATCTCCCAAGAAGGGTTATAGTATTCACTTTTGGCATAGCATATGacctctttaattttttttttaaaaaaaatacctcTTAGCATAACTAATTTCAGTCACTAACTATTCAATCGATTCCTTAGATACTTATTTCCTTTGGATAATGTTACAATACATAAAATTCTATTATTGTAAATCACTAACAAAATCATTTGTCTCCAAAAAAGGAAGAAAACTCATGCGTATTATGCACAGTGGCTCCGATGGCTAGTGTAAAGAATGAAGAATAACTCCTCCGGAAAATAGAAGGGTACTTTGGTACAGCCTCTTCTACCTTGTACATTGGAGCCGAGGAACGCGTTGAAATCTACCCGATAGTGTGTTGCTTGCAACCCTTTGGACCATAATGCTGAGAGCCGCGCCTCACCATTTTCCTACACAGGTAGCAATAATGGCTTTGACATGCCCAACAAAATATGTGATTGTTATTGCCCACCTGTCAAGATTACAACATAATTAGGCAAAGGCAGTAGTCGACCGAGAACATAGACAAATGAATAAATCTGAAAATAAGATAGTTTGTATAGAATAAAGGCAATAAGAGCTTGCATATAGGAGACTATCCAGAACCATGGTATTGTAAACAAGGGACGGGACAATGCTGTACATTTTGTAAAAATTACTGTTACTACTTCTAACAGACGGTTAAAATAAGCACCACAACTTCAAAATCTGAAAGTTCTTGTGACACGCCTTCAACAAATCAAACCTTGTTTATTCATGATACACCAACAAAACGAATTTAGATAGATGGATTGTTTGGTACGTCTTCCAACAAATACACGCTTTCCAGGAGACAGAAAAAAGACACTTCATCCCAAATTCTTAATGATTTTACACCTACACTTTTCAACATACAGTTTTTTGCTCAATTTAATTC comes from the Henckelia pumila isolate YLH828 chromosome 1, ASM3356847v2, whole genome shotgun sequence genome and includes:
- the LOC140889034 gene encoding mediator of RNA polymerase II transcription subunit 10b-like isoform X1, encoding MKIRRGYGAAARVFTKTCKPSNSISMDSSSQTTASAAAFSGGGNGTMIQLSNDASPMESYAAATTTTTVAAAGIPTVDPKQNLTQVINSIQKTLGILHQLYLNVSSFNVASQLALLQRMNNLVLELDNMTRLAKNCNIQVPMDVLNLIDDGKNPDKFAQDMLNGCIAKNQIIKGKKDSLKALRRHLLEELDQTFPDEVEAYREIRTASAMESKRLEQALRSLPNGDVKVKAET
- the LOC140889034 gene encoding mediator of RNA polymerase II transcription subunit 10b-like isoform X2, with the protein product MKIRRGYGAAARVFTKTCKPSNSISMDSSSQTTASAAAFSGGGNGTMIQLSNDASPMESYAAATTTTTVAAAGIPTVDPKQNLTQVINSIQKTLGILHQLYLNVSSFNVASQLALLQRMNNLVLELDNMTRLAKNCNIQVPMDVLNLIDDGKNPDKFAQDMLNGCIAKNQIIKGKKDSLKSLLGPCRLHGS
- the LOC140889046 gene encoding homeobox-leucine zipper protein HOX6-like, which encodes MSTTKRSKNNRKRFSDEQIKSLETMFDAESRPELRLKMNLANKLGLQPRQVAIWFQNKRARSKSKHIENEYSMLKTKFDGLSSQFDILRKENQSLLIQLQKLRSVAGEKDDGVQGNYKDRTKIATSANPEILRAHNDELFTPSCYDAGKTVDYMKETDFLDMANVAQDSLTSPDGCSFDSCTFLDEPGYSSQWWDF